DNA sequence from the Prolixibacter sp. SD074 genome:
GTTACAGGGCAGCATGGTCCCGATTTTGTCTTCCGATTCCAATGCCTGATAGGCAAACGGCGGATTACAGGCCCCCAGAATTTTGTATTTCCGGAAATCGACATCCAGTTTTTCTTTCAGCTTCTGCTGCATATCAATCTCAGTCAACACGCCAAAACCTTCTTTCTGCAAAGCTTCCGTAACCTTACCGATTACCTCGCCGAAGCTGCCATTTAGTTTTTTATCGATATAATATTTCATTGTTGCGTTTTTTTCATTTCAACTTCAGACGATAAAGTTATCGAGTAGCTGCTGTTAATGTGTTACATAATTCATCGAATGTTTTATATCATTTTAGGAATTAACACACTTTAGCATTTAA
Encoded proteins:
- a CDS encoding DUF302 domain-containing protein codes for the protein MKYYIDKKLNGSFGEVIGKVTEALQKEGFGVLTEIDMQQKLKEKLDVDFRKYKILGACNPPFAYQALESEDKIGTMLPCNVVVQELESGEIEVAAVNPVASMQAVENDDLFCISTDILRKLERVVASL